In Candidatus Electrothrix scaldis, the genomic window CCCTTTCCTTGCAATTCCTCTTCACCAGGAACGCCAAGCTTTCTCGGTTTGGCACCGGTGCTGATAATAACGCTTTGGGCCGTGAGTTCTTCTCCCGACTCCAACGTGATGACCTTCTGCTCACCTTGAAGATCCATAGCGGTCACATTGGCGAATTTCTTCTCCAGACCAAAACGATCAACATGGGCGGTCATCTTGTCCATCAACTCAAAACCCGTGATGCCATCGTAAAAACCAGGATAATTATCCACCCAATCTGTCAGCAGGACCTGCCCTCCGGTAGCCCCTTTTTCAATGAGTAATGCATTGAGACGGCCTCGTGCAGCATACAACCCTGCGGTCAAACCGGCGGGTCCACCACCGACAATGATCAGTTGATAATCTGTTTTCTTCATAGCGAGTCTTTTGAAAAAGAAGAAAGGGCGGTTTCAAAAACCGCCCCTATAGAACCTACTGGAAAAGCAGCTTAAGAGCTTATGCCTTACTCATCAGCTCTTTAAGCTGAGCTTTGCCTACAGCACCGGTGATACGATCAACTGCTTCACCGTTCTTAAACAGAATCAGAGTAGGGATAGCCTTGATGCCGAACTTACCTGGGGTTGTAGGGCTATCATCTACATTCATCTTTGCAACCTGCACTTTACCGGCAAACTCATCAGCCAGCTCATCAATGACCGGACCAATGGCCTTACAGGGACCACACCACGGGGCCCAGAAATCCACAAGACAGGGCAATTCGCTTTTTTCCACCTTTGCTTCAAAGTCACTGTCACTCACAGCGATGACATTATCACCAGCCATAATACAATCTCCTCACTCAACTTTTTCTGTTCAAGTAGTTAGGTTTAACGTATATTAGGGTAAAAACTAATACGGAACTCTGTTTCAGTCAACCGACTGAGAATAATTCACAGTATCTTTTCCTTAGAAGAGCAACTGATCTCTCTGATATACCACATTCTCGTTAACGAAGCACCGGATTTTCCCAGTCTCGGGTCGAGCAGCATTCTTTTAGTTGCTCAAATTTTCAAACCTGGAGAGCAAAAAATAGACAGAGGACACCCTCTCTCACCCAAGAAACTCCCTGCTCGTAATTTATTTCCAGCCAGTCATTTCCTTGAGAATCACTCGTCTTCATCCTGACTACAGGATTCAGATTTATGGACCGCCTCGATATATGCTTCTAAACTCCCGAATAAGACGTAATCCCTTACTCGGTCCCAGGCTACGCCACCAATTTGATTCCCAGTCCAGCCTGAAACTGTTGCCATCTCAGGAATTATACCAATGATGAACAAACGTCCGCCCTGATACTCGAAATAAGGATCATGCAAGTCATGGCTGTGTTCCTCATCAATCAGCATCATTGAAATACATTTTCCAGAGAAGTCTGGTATAAAATCTTTATTCATTTTTCCCCCACGCCCCCTACGTTAGGGGTTCGTCCCT contains:
- the trxA gene encoding thioredoxin codes for the protein MAGDNVIAVSDSDFEAKVEKSELPCLVDFWAPWCGPCKAIGPVIDELADEFAGKVQVAKMNVDDSPTTPGKFGIKAIPTLILFKNGEAVDRITGAVGKAQLKELMSKA